Proteins found in one Mesorhizobium sp. CAU 1732 genomic segment:
- a CDS encoding NAD(P)-dependent oxidoreductase produces MSGKRIVFTGGSGKAGRHVVPWLKQRGYDILNLDLTPLDCPGVNTLVTDVADSGQVFNALSMHFGFGGFETGEGPAKVDAVVHFAAVPRVLLKPDNETFRVNVDSTYNVIEAAMKLGIAKVIIASSETTYGVCFAEGDKDFHQFPLDEDYDVDPMDSYGLSKVVNEKTARAFAMRFGSDIYALRIGNVIEPHEYDLFPAFLADPLSRKRNAWSYIDARDLAQIVHLCIEKDGFGFQVFNAVNDTITANEPTEAFLKRWCPGTPVTRPMGEREAPLSNRKARHVLGFREEHDWRHYVDRKS; encoded by the coding sequence ATGTCGGGAAAGAGGATCGTTTTCACGGGTGGGTCCGGCAAGGCAGGCCGCCATGTCGTGCCGTGGCTCAAGCAGCGCGGCTATGACATCCTCAATCTCGACCTGACACCGCTGGACTGTCCCGGCGTCAACACGCTGGTCACCGACGTGGCCGACAGCGGACAGGTCTTCAACGCGCTGTCGATGCATTTCGGTTTCGGTGGGTTCGAAACAGGTGAGGGGCCTGCGAAGGTGGATGCGGTCGTGCATTTCGCGGCGGTGCCGCGCGTGTTGCTGAAGCCCGACAACGAGACGTTCCGCGTCAATGTCGATAGCACCTACAACGTCATCGAAGCCGCGATGAAGCTCGGCATCGCGAAGGTGATCATCGCATCCAGCGAAACGACCTATGGCGTCTGCTTCGCCGAAGGCGACAAGGATTTTCACCAGTTCCCGCTGGACGAGGATTACGACGTCGATCCGATGGATTCCTATGGCCTGTCGAAGGTCGTCAACGAGAAGACCGCGCGCGCCTTCGCGATGCGGTTCGGGAGCGACATCTACGCGCTGCGTATCGGCAACGTGATCGAGCCGCATGAATACGACCTGTTCCCTGCATTTCTGGCGGACCCGCTTTCGCGCAAGCGCAATGCATGGAGCTACATCGACGCGCGAGACCTCGCCCAGATCGTTCATTTGTGTATCGAGAAGGACGGCTTCGGCTTTCAGGTCTTCAATGCGGTGAACGACACGATCACGGCGAACGAGCCGACGGAGGCGTTTCTGAAGCGCTGGTGCCCAGGCACGCCGGTGACGCGCCCGATGGGTGAACGCGAAGCGCCGCTCTCCAACCGCAAGGCGCGCCACGTGCTCGGGTTTCGCGAGGAGCACGACTGGCGACACTATGTCGACCGCAAGTCTTGA
- a CDS encoding RDD family protein produces MNTRIIDGEIITSRLDDMRVYEGVRTRRVMAFLIDYVIIAILLIPFAVIVFLLGIITLGLGWMLFSILGPAVALAYVWNTLGGPNQATVGMRMMSIRLERLDGQPTDGMLAIVHSVLFWAGNVVLTPFILLATLFLERKRTLHDLLLGTVITRSDR; encoded by the coding sequence ATGAATACACGCATCATCGACGGCGAGATCATCACCTCGCGCCTCGACGACATGCGTGTCTATGAGGGCGTGCGGACACGTCGTGTCATGGCATTCCTGATTGACTACGTGATCATCGCGATCCTGCTGATCCCGTTCGCCGTGATCGTGTTCCTGCTCGGCATCATCACGCTCGGGCTCGGCTGGATGCTGTTCTCAATTCTCGGTCCGGCGGTCGCGCTCGCTTATGTCTGGAACACGCTGGGCGGTCCGAACCAGGCGACCGTTGGTATGCGCATGATGAGCATCCGCCTTGAACGGCTCGACGGACAGCCGACGGACGGCATGCTGGCGATCGTCCATTCGGTGCTGTTCTGGGCGGGCAATGTCGTGCTGACACCGTTCATCTTGCTTGCGACTCTCTTTCTCGAGCGCAAGCGCACCCTGCACGATCTGCTTCTCGGAACGGTCATCACGCGCTCGGATCGCTGA
- a CDS encoding serine hydrolase domain-containing protein, whose amino-acid sequence MNRIDYISSLFTGASQRDNFQQMEAMFPVGRMSAAPEPFQFAEGAKITLPATYVHGGETRSVEDLLSSTDTMALLVIEDGAVRYEHYAPWGSRDTRWVSMSVAKSFISAAVGIAVDDGFIGSVEEPITAYVPSLAGSAYDGVRIKDILQMSSGAGWNEDYSDPNSDINRFASIFAQGGAFDPFPATLKREREPGSFNLYNSTDTQVLGMLLVAATKRTIADYMQEKLWHPLGMESEGFWLLDSEGMEMAFAGMNATARDYAKIGELYRKGGVWNGKQVVPARWVADSINPDGPHLKPGKNAQSDSLFGYGYQWWLMEGTEDEYSAIGVYNQFVYVNPARKLVITKLSGNPTYGTSTDETAYREHETVEMFRAIARQIAG is encoded by the coding sequence ATGAACCGGATCGACTACATTTCGAGCCTCTTCACCGGTGCGAGCCAGCGCGACAATTTCCAGCAGATGGAAGCCATGTTCCCTGTCGGGCGCATGAGCGCGGCGCCGGAGCCGTTCCAGTTCGCGGAGGGCGCCAAGATCACGTTGCCCGCAACCTATGTCCATGGCGGCGAGACGCGCAGCGTCGAGGACCTCCTGTCGTCCACAGACACGATGGCCCTGCTGGTCATCGAAGACGGTGCGGTTCGCTACGAGCACTACGCGCCATGGGGAAGCCGCGACACGCGCTGGGTGTCGATGTCGGTCGCCAAGAGTTTCATCTCGGCGGCGGTCGGCATCGCGGTCGATGACGGCTTTATTGGAAGCGTCGAGGAGCCGATCACGGCCTATGTGCCCTCGCTCGCCGGCTCCGCCTATGACGGCGTGCGGATCAAGGACATCCTGCAGATGTCGTCGGGCGCCGGCTGGAACGAGGACTACAGCGATCCGAATTCCGACATCAACCGCTTCGCGTCGATCTTTGCGCAAGGCGGCGCGTTCGATCCCTTTCCCGCAACCTTGAAGCGCGAGCGCGAACCGGGATCCTTCAACCTCTACAACAGCACGGACACGCAGGTTCTGGGCATGCTCCTGGTCGCGGCCACGAAGCGCACCATCGCGGACTATATGCAGGAGAAGCTCTGGCATCCGCTCGGTATGGAGAGCGAAGGCTTCTGGCTGCTCGATTCCGAAGGCATGGAAATGGCGTTTGCCGGGATGAACGCCACGGCGCGCGACTATGCCAAGATCGGAGAGCTATATCGCAAGGGCGGCGTCTGGAACGGCAAGCAGGTCGTTCCGGCACGCTGGGTCGCGGACTCGATCAACCCGGACGGTCCGCACCTCAAGCCGGGCAAGAACGCCCAGTCGGATTCGCTGTTCGGCTACGGCTATCAGTGGTGGCTGATGGAAGGTACCGAAGACGAGTATTCGGCGATCGGCGTGTACAACCAGTTCGTCTACGTCAATCCCGCCCGCAAACTCGTCATCACCAAGCTTTCCGGCAATCCGACATACGGAACGTCAACGGACGAAACGGCCTATCGCGAGCATGAGACTGTCGAAATGTTCCGCGCGATCGCGCGGCAGATCGCAGGCTGA
- the glyA gene encoding serine hydroxymethyltransferase, producing the protein MATAPAASATVSSFFTEPLESRDPEIFKSIRSELGRQRDEIELIASENIVSRAVLEAQGSIMTNKYAEGYPGKRYYGGCQFVDIAEELAIERAKQLFGCNFANVQPNSGSQMNQAVFLALLQPGDTFMGLDLNSGGHLTHGSPVNMSGKWFNVVSYGVREDDNLLDMDAIEKQAHETKPKLILAGGTAYSRIWDWKRFREIADAVGAYLMVDMAHIAGLVAGGVHPSPIPHAHVVTTTTHKSLRGPRGGMILSNDEAIAKKMNSAVFPGLQGGPLMHVIAAKAVAFGEALRPEFKTYAQDVAANAKALASSLQGTGLDIVSGGTDNHLMLVDLRPKNATGKRAEAALGRAHITCNKNGIPFDPEKPFVTSGVRLGTPAGTTRGFGLAEFREIGTLIAEVLDGLKVANSDEGNAAVEQAVRKKVEALCERFPIYPYLG; encoded by the coding sequence ATGGCAACCGCCCCTGCCGCATCGGCCACTGTCTCCAGCTTCTTCACCGAGCCGCTCGAATCGCGCGACCCGGAAATCTTCAAGTCCATCCGCAGCGAACTCGGTCGCCAGCGCGACGAAATCGAGCTGATTGCCTCGGAAAACATCGTCAGCCGCGCCGTACTCGAGGCGCAGGGCTCGATCATGACCAACAAATATGCGGAGGGATATCCGGGCAAGCGCTACTATGGCGGCTGCCAGTTCGTCGATATCGCCGAAGAACTCGCGATCGAGCGCGCAAAGCAGCTTTTCGGCTGCAACTTCGCCAACGTACAGCCGAATTCCGGCAGCCAGATGAACCAGGCGGTGTTCCTGGCGCTCCTGCAGCCGGGCGACACCTTCATGGGGCTCGACCTGAACTCTGGCGGTCACCTGACGCACGGATCGCCGGTCAACATGTCCGGCAAGTGGTTCAACGTCGTGTCCTACGGCGTGCGCGAGGACGACAACCTCCTCGACATGGACGCCATCGAAAAGCAGGCGCACGAGACCAAGCCGAAGCTGATCCTCGCCGGCGGCACGGCCTATTCGCGCATCTGGGACTGGAAGCGTTTCCGCGAGATCGCGGATGCGGTCGGTGCGTATCTGATGGTCGACATGGCGCACATCGCCGGACTCGTCGCGGGTGGCGTGCATCCGTCGCCGATCCCGCATGCGCATGTCGTGACCACGACGACGCACAAATCGCTGCGCGGCCCGCGCGGCGGCATGATCCTTTCGAACGACGAGGCGATTGCCAAGAAGATGAACTCGGCCGTGTTCCCCGGTCTTCAGGGCGGCCCGCTGATGCACGTGATCGCCGCAAAGGCGGTCGCCTTCGGCGAGGCGCTGCGTCCCGAGTTCAAGACCTACGCGCAGGACGTCGCGGCGAACGCCAAGGCGCTTGCATCCAGTCTCCAGGGAACCGGGCTCGACATCGTGTCGGGCGGCACCGACAACCATCTGATGCTGGTCGATCTTCGTCCCAAGAACGCAACCGGCAAGCGCGCCGAGGCCGCGCTCGGACGCGCCCACATCACCTGCAACAAGAACGGCATTCCGTTCGACCCTGAAAAGCCGTTCGTGACCTCAGGCGTGCGTCTTGGAACGCCTGCCGGCACGACGCGCGGCTTCGGCCTCGCCGAATTCCGCGAGATCGGCACGCTGATCGCGGAAGTTCTCGACGGTCTCAAGGTCGCGAATTCCGACGAGGGCAACGCGGCGGTCGAGCAGGCGGTGCGCAAAAAGGTCGAGGCGCTCTGCGAGCGCTTTCCGATCTATCCCTATCTGGGGTAA
- a CDS encoding L,D-transpeptidase family protein: MKTSRRTFLTGAGAVAAAAISQSAHAQSAIEEILNSTQRGQWNDQFDARATTQVGQVVSTTPIFSPETVMHIEQTLGQYSNIVARGGWPRVPDQNKLQLGVSHPDVQALRQRLMFSGDLSEGAGISPAFDTYVDAALKRFQTRHGLPSDGVTGKFTYAAMNVGADVRLGQLQTNLERLRAIAGNQENRYVMVNIPAAQIEAVEANRIVTRHTAVVGKIDRQTPILDSKINEIIVNPYWNAPESIVRRDIIPLMRKNPNYLTENSIRILGPNGEVDPLTIDWSTEEAAKLRFRQDPGRINAMASVKINFPNSHAVYMHDTPQQSLFNNLMRFDSSGCVRVQNVRDLVTWLLRGTDGWNRQRFEETIRTGESVPVALGNPTPVHFTYISAWATGDNVAHFRNDVYGLDGVNELQISGL, from the coding sequence ATGAAAACTTCTCGCCGTACCTTCCTTACCGGAGCAGGCGCAGTCGCCGCTGCGGCCATCTCGCAGTCCGCGCACGCGCAAAGCGCGATCGAGGAGATCTTGAACTCTACACAGCGCGGCCAGTGGAACGATCAGTTCGACGCCCGGGCGACGACGCAGGTGGGTCAGGTCGTATCGACGACACCGATCTTCAGCCCCGAAACCGTCATGCATATCGAGCAGACGCTGGGCCAGTATTCCAACATCGTCGCACGTGGCGGCTGGCCTCGGGTTCCCGATCAGAACAAGCTGCAGCTCGGCGTATCCCATCCCGACGTCCAGGCGCTTCGTCAGCGGCTGATGTTCTCCGGCGATCTCTCGGAGGGCGCGGGCATCTCGCCGGCCTTCGACACCTATGTCGACGCCGCCCTCAAGCGTTTCCAGACGCGCCACGGCCTTCCGTCGGACGGCGTGACCGGAAAATTCACCTACGCGGCCATGAATGTCGGTGCCGATGTGCGTCTCGGCCAGCTCCAGACGAACCTCGAGCGCCTGCGCGCCATCGCCGGCAATCAGGAAAACCGCTACGTGATGGTCAACATCCCGGCCGCCCAGATCGAGGCGGTCGAGGCCAATCGTATCGTGACACGCCACACGGCGGTCGTCGGCAAGATCGATCGCCAGACGCCGATCCTCGATTCCAAGATCAACGAGATCATCGTCAATCCGTACTGGAATGCGCCTGAGTCGATCGTCCGCCGCGACATCATACCGCTGATGCGCAAAAACCCGAATTACCTGACCGAGAACAGCATCCGCATCCTCGGCCCCAACGGCGAGGTCGATCCGCTGACGATCGACTGGTCGACGGAAGAGGCGGCCAAGCTTCGCTTCCGTCAGGATCCGGGCCGTATCAACGCGATGGCTTCGGTGAAGATCAATTTCCCGAATTCCCATGCTGTCTACATGCACGACACGCCGCAGCAGAGCCTGTTCAACAATCTGATGCGTTTCGATTCCTCCGGCTGCGTTCGCGTGCAGAACGTGCGGGACCTGGTCACCTGGCTGCTCCGCGGCACGGATGGCTGGAACCGTCAGCGCTTCGAGGAGACGATCCGCACAGGCGAAAGCGTGCCGGTGGCGCTCGGTAATCCCACGCCGGTGCATTTCACCTACATCTCGGCCTGGGCGACGGGTGACAACGTTGCTCACTTCCGCAACGACGTCTACGGCCTCGACGGCGTTAACGAGCTTCAGATTTCCGGCCTCTGA
- a CDS encoding MarR family winged helix-turn-helix transcriptional regulator — protein MMTSRQAAKPAPQTDDRKDAIRSLYLESLQLVERLHRRLLDVIKDEFDRNGRSDINSIQALLLFNIGSAELTAGELRSRGYYLGSNVSYNLKKLVDLGFINHQRSRVDRRSVRVSLTPKGQEVADVVGKLYERHVGSIEQVGGINSEEFQQMNRALQRLDRFWNDTIAYRM, from the coding sequence ATGATGACTTCGCGACAGGCGGCCAAGCCCGCCCCACAGACTGACGACCGCAAGGACGCAATCCGTTCGCTTTACCTTGAATCGCTCCAGCTCGTCGAGCGGCTGCACCGCCGTCTTCTCGACGTGATCAAGGATGAGTTCGACCGCAATGGCCGCAGCGACATCAACTCCATCCAGGCGCTGCTTCTCTTCAACATCGGCTCGGCCGAGCTGACCGCCGGCGAACTGCGCTCGCGTGGCTACTATCTCGGCTCGAACGTCTCCTACAACCTGAAGAAGCTCGTCGACCTCGGCTTCATCAACCATCAGCGCTCGCGTGTCGACCGCCGTTCGGTTCGTGTCAGCCTGACGCCGAAGGGCCAGGAAGTCGCCGACGTCGTCGGCAAGCTCTACGAGCGTCATGTCGGTTCGATCGAGCAGGTCGGTGGAATCAACTCGGAAGAGTTCCAGCAGATGAACCGCGCCCTGCAGCGCCTCGACCGCTTCTGGAATGATACGATCGCCTATCGCATGTGA
- the hemB gene encoding porphobilinogen synthase: MDSKRRIAISTPSRSVDEITGSRRLRRMRKADWSRRLVQENHLTVNDLIWPIFLIDGENRREEVAAMPGVFRLTVDLAVKEAERAAALGIPALATFPNVNLALRDLTGSEILNPDNLINRATRAIKQAVPEIGVITDGALDPFTSHGHDGILRDGIIVNDETVEQVAAGAVQQAAAGADIVAPSDMMDGRIGAVRDALDAAGFQDVAIMSYATKFASAFYGPYREAIGTQGLLKGDKKTYYLDHANSDEAMREIEQDLDEGADMIMVKPGLPYLDIIRRAKDEFAVPTFAYQVSGEYAMIEAAAANGWIDGEKAMMESLMAFKRAGCDGILTYFAPRVAEILRG, translated from the coding sequence ATGGACAGCAAGCGCCGAATCGCCATTTCCACGCCGTCGCGAAGTGTCGACGAGATTACCGGATCGCGTCGCCTGAGACGCATGCGAAAGGCGGATTGGTCGCGCAGGCTGGTTCAGGAGAACCACCTCACCGTCAACGACCTCATCTGGCCGATCTTCCTGATCGACGGCGAAAACCGCCGTGAGGAGGTCGCGGCGATGCCGGGCGTGTTCCGACTAACGGTCGATCTGGCGGTCAAGGAGGCAGAGCGCGCCGCCGCGCTTGGCATCCCTGCCCTCGCGACCTTTCCGAATGTGAATCTTGCGTTGCGCGATCTGACGGGGTCGGAAATCCTCAACCCCGACAATCTCATCAACCGCGCCACGCGGGCAATCAAGCAGGCCGTGCCAGAAATTGGCGTCATCACCGACGGTGCACTCGATCCGTTCACCAGCCATGGCCATGACGGCATCCTGCGCGACGGCATCATCGTCAATGACGAAACGGTCGAACAGGTCGCGGCCGGCGCGGTCCAGCAGGCGGCGGCAGGGGCAGACATCGTCGCGCCATCCGACATGATGGACGGGCGCATCGGCGCGGTACGCGACGCGCTCGACGCCGCCGGTTTCCAGGACGTCGCGATCATGTCCTACGCTACGAAGTTCGCTTCCGCTTTCTACGGCCCTTATCGCGAGGCCATCGGCACGCAGGGCCTGCTCAAGGGCGACAAGAAGACATACTACCTCGACCACGCCAATTCCGACGAGGCGATGCGCGAAATCGAGCAGGACCTCGACGAAGGCGCGGACATGATCATGGTCAAGCCCGGCCTGCCCTATCTCGACATCATCAGGCGCGCGAAGGACGAATTCGCCGTCCCCACTTTCGCCTATCAGGTGTCTGGCGAGTACGCGATGATCGAAGCGGCCGCCGCCAATGGCTGGATCGACGGCGAAAAGGCGATGATGGAGAGCCTGATGGCCTTCAAGCGCGCCGGATGCGACGGCATCCTCACCTATTTCGCGCCGCGCGTCGCGGAAATCCTTCGCGGCTGA
- a CDS encoding arginyltransferase, with protein MTHHPTQSPQFFLTAPSPCPYVEGQFERKVFTHLVGDRAPELNDLLTQGGFRRSQNIAYRPACETCRACVSVRILVDEFEPSRNMKRISARNADLVGAMHDAEPSTEQYSLFRTYLDARHRRGGMSDMTVLDYAMMVEDTHVETRVIEYRRRGPDTFLTGKGEGELIAVALSDKMADGLSMVYSFYNPELEDRSLGTFMILDHIARARAAGLPHVYLGYWVNGSRKMAYKVRFGPQEHLGPKGWERFDHEAV; from the coding sequence ATGACGCACCACCCGACCCAATCGCCTCAGTTCTTTCTGACCGCGCCGTCACCCTGCCCTTATGTCGAGGGCCAGTTCGAGCGCAAGGTCTTCACGCATCTCGTCGGTGACAGGGCGCCGGAACTGAACGACCTGCTCACCCAGGGCGGGTTTCGACGGTCGCAGAACATCGCCTACAGGCCAGCATGCGAGACGTGCCGGGCCTGCGTGTCGGTCCGCATCCTCGTCGACGAGTTCGAGCCGTCCAGGAACATGAAGCGGATCAGCGCGCGCAACGCCGATCTGGTGGGTGCGATGCACGATGCAGAACCGTCGACCGAGCAATATTCCCTCTTCCGCACCTATCTCGACGCCCGCCATCGCCGCGGCGGCATGTCGGACATGACGGTTCTGGACTATGCGATGATGGTCGAGGACACCCATGTCGAGACGCGCGTCATCGAGTACCGGCGGCGCGGACCCGACACGTTCCTCACGGGCAAGGGTGAAGGCGAACTGATCGCGGTGGCGCTTTCCGACAAGATGGCCGACGGCCTGTCGATGGTTTATTCGTTCTACAATCCGGAGCTCGAGGATCGCTCGCTCGGGACCTTCATGATCCTGGATCATATCGCGCGTGCGCGGGCTGCTGGACTGCCCCACGTCTATCTCGGCTACTGGGTCAACGGATCGCGCAAGATGGCGTATAAGGTTCGCTTCGGCCCGCAGGAGCACCTTGGTCCGAAGGGCTGGGAGCGTTTCGACCACGAAGCCGTCTGA
- the nrdR gene encoding transcriptional regulator NrdR: MRCPYCQSEDTQVKDSRPAEDGVAIRRRRVCPDCGGRFTTFERVQLRDLVVVKKSGRKVPFNRDKLLRSMEIAVRKRNVDPDRIERAVTGIVRQLESSGETEIVAGEIGRLVMEALKSIDDVAYVRFASVYRNFREAKDFHDVLGELRGDEDQE, from the coding sequence ATGCGTTGCCCTTATTGCCAGTCCGAAGACACGCAGGTGAAAGACTCCCGTCCCGCCGAGGACGGGGTCGCGATCCGCAGGCGGCGCGTCTGTCCTGATTGCGGCGGACGCTTCACCACATTCGAACGGGTGCAGTTGCGTGACCTCGTCGTCGTGAAGAAATCGGGCCGCAAGGTCCCGTTCAACCGCGACAAGCTGCTGCGCTCGATGGAGATCGCGGTTCGCAAGCGCAATGTCGATCCCGACCGCATCGAGCGTGCGGTGACCGGCATCGTGCGCCAGCTCGAAAGCTCCGGCGAGACCGAGATCGTGGCCGGCGAGATCGGCCGTCTCGTCATGGAGGCCTTGAAGTCGATAGACGACGTCGCCTATGTGCGGTTCGCCTCCGTCTATCGCAATTTCCGCGAGGCGAAGGATTTTCACGACGTGCTCGGCGAATTGCGGGGCGACGAAGACCAGGAGTAG
- a CDS encoding transglutaminase family protein → MLIRYGYDIAIECPQPTPLVCLLGVHEDRKADLRAPENVFTMPEVPTTTYHDLFGNRCRRLVAPQGLLTLWGDATIEDSGQLEEADWTAREIPVAELPDECLVYLMGSRYCETDKLSQTAWDIFGNHAPGWGRVQAICDFVHGHIRFDYQQARSTRTAYEAFNERVGVCRDFAHLAVALCRCLNIPARYVNGHLGDIGVPVVDPMDFSAWIEVYLDGRWRTFDPRNNVPRIGRIVVARGRDATDIPLVNSFGPHVLKSFRVWTYEVVAVE, encoded by the coding sequence ATGCTGATCCGCTATGGTTACGACATCGCGATCGAATGCCCCCAGCCGACACCACTCGTCTGCCTGCTCGGCGTCCATGAGGATCGCAAGGCGGATCTGCGGGCGCCCGAGAATGTCTTCACCATGCCCGAGGTCCCGACGACGACCTATCACGATCTGTTCGGCAATCGCTGCCGCCGGCTCGTCGCGCCGCAGGGGCTGCTGACGCTGTGGGGTGACGCCACGATAGAGGATAGTGGCCAACTGGAAGAGGCAGACTGGACCGCGCGCGAGATTCCGGTCGCGGAGCTACCGGACGAGTGCCTCGTCTACCTGATGGGCAGCCGCTACTGCGAAACCGACAAGCTGAGCCAGACCGCGTGGGACATATTCGGCAATCATGCGCCGGGCTGGGGCAGGGTACAGGCGATCTGCGACTTCGTGCATGGCCATATACGCTTCGATTACCAGCAGGCGCGCTCGACGCGGACAGCCTACGAGGCTTTCAACGAGCGGGTCGGCGTCTGCCGCGATTTTGCGCATCTGGCTGTGGCGCTATGCCGATGCCTGAACATTCCGGCCCGCTATGTGAACGGCCATCTGGGCGATATCGGCGTGCCGGTCGTCGACCCGATGGATTTCAGCGCCTGGATCGAGGTCTACCTCGACGGGCGGTGGCGCACCTTCGACCCGCGCAACAACGTTCCGCGCATCGGCAGGATCGTCGTCGCGCGTGGCCGCGACGCGACCGACATTCCGCTGGTCAACTCGTTCGGGCCGCACGTGCTGAAATCGTTCCGCGTATGGACCTATGAGGTCGTTGCCGTCGAGTGA
- a CDS encoding DUF6163 family protein gives MPQAFDRTPLRATTLELIYEWFHRGIAAYSLLFGVMYWVRLIGIYEGANWRFDLMPVHWQVASVTLAALFPFAASGLWMLASWGPVIWFICAAIEVVMYVGFPELFGTKWQIVTSHGIVALLYCTFRIVFYLRNRKQVD, from the coding sequence ATGCCTCAGGCCTTCGACAGGACGCCGCTGCGCGCGACGACGCTGGAACTCATCTATGAGTGGTTCCACCGGGGCATCGCCGCCTACAGCCTCCTGTTCGGCGTCATGTACTGGGTCAGGCTCATAGGCATCTATGAAGGCGCCAACTGGCGCTTCGATCTGATGCCGGTGCACTGGCAGGTCGCCTCTGTGACGCTGGCGGCACTCTTTCCCTTCGCCGCAAGCGGCCTGTGGATGCTCGCGTCCTGGGGGCCGGTCATCTGGTTCATCTGCGCTGCGATCGAGGTCGTGATGTATGTCGGATTCCCGGAGCTTTTCGGCACCAAATGGCAGATCGTGACCTCTCACGGGATCGTCGCTCTGCTCTACTGCACGTTCCGGATTGTCTTCTATCTGCGCAATCGTAAACAGGTCGATTAA
- a CDS encoding DUF1488 domain-containing protein codes for MALTFPNGSRSYDATRDQVRFLGHDGMFEVPFSIDSAALPKRGDLAAGDEAGNLAAFDAQRDTIRDAARHLYARGRRPLFVLTSADFK; via the coding sequence ATGGCCCTGACCTTTCCGAATGGCAGCCGCAGTTACGACGCGACGCGTGACCAGGTGCGGTTCCTGGGACATGATGGAATGTTCGAGGTACCGTTTTCCATCGACAGTGCCGCGCTTCCCAAGCGCGGTGATCTGGCGGCAGGTGACGAAGCCGGGAATCTCGCAGCCTTCGACGCCCAGCGCGACACCATCCGCGACGCGGCGCGCCATCTATACGCCCGTGGCCGGCGGCCACTCTTTGTCCTCACCTCCGCTGATTTCAAATAG
- the ribD gene encoding bifunctional diaminohydroxyphosphoribosylaminopyrimidine deaminase/5-amino-6-(5-phosphoribosylamino)uracil reductase RibD, with the protein MAGRDEAVQAEIDRRFMAAAIRLSRRHLGLTATNPSVATLIVRDGLIIGRGVTAIGGRPHAETQALAEAGEGARGATAYVTLEPCAHHGRTPPCADALVTAGITRVVGAASDPDPRVCGKGYAILREAGIEVVEDILAAEAADLMAGYLIRSSKKRPEVTLKLAVSADGMIGRASQVQVAITGPVARRQVHVMRAEADAILIGIGTAIADDPDLTCRLPGMEDRSPVRIVLDRRLRLPLSSKLAQTARQTPVLLAAEGGFDEARRNALAASGVGFLATETFGDRIALPELLEDLASQGMGTVMVEGGAETAKHFLEENLVDRIALFTGTISIGADGIRSPLDADTIPSGFSLVREARFADDRYLEYVRQS; encoded by the coding sequence ATGGCGGGGCGCGACGAGGCGGTGCAGGCTGAAATCGACCGCCGCTTCATGGCTGCCGCCATCCGGCTCTCGCGCCGTCATCTCGGCCTGACGGCCACCAATCCGTCCGTCGCAACGCTCATCGTCCGGGACGGGCTCATCATCGGCCGTGGCGTGACCGCCATTGGCGGAAGGCCCCATGCCGAGACACAGGCACTTGCCGAGGCGGGCGAGGGTGCTCGCGGCGCGACCGCCTACGTCACGCTGGAGCCATGCGCCCATCATGGCCGCACGCCGCCCTGCGCTGATGCGCTGGTGACGGCCGGGATTACCCGTGTCGTGGGTGCAGCCAGCGATCCCGATCCGCGCGTATGCGGCAAGGGCTACGCGATCCTGCGCGAAGCGGGGATCGAGGTGGTCGAGGATATTTTAGCCGCCGAGGCGGCCGACCTGATGGCCGGCTACTTGATTCGGTCGTCGAAGAAACGCCCCGAAGTGACTCTGAAGCTTGCCGTTTCCGCTGACGGAATGATCGGACGGGCGAGCCAAGTGCAGGTCGCGATTACCGGTCCGGTTGCGCGCCGGCAGGTCCACGTGATGCGCGCCGAGGCGGATGCGATCCTGATCGGCATCGGCACTGCGATCGCCGACGACCCGGACCTGACCTGCCGCCTTCCGGGCATGGAGGACCGTTCGCCCGTGCGTATCGTTCTGGACCGGAGGTTGCGGCTGCCCCTCTCGTCCAAGCTGGCCCAAACGGCGCGCCAGACGCCGGTGCTGCTCGCCGCCGAAGGCGGTTTTGATGAGGCGAGACGAAATGCGCTCGCCGCCAGCGGCGTCGGCTTTCTCGCGACCGAAACGTTCGGAGACCGCATCGCTTTGCCCGAATTGCTTGAGGATCTGGCTTCGCAGGGCATGGGTACAGTGATGGTCGAAGGCGGTGCGGAAACGGCAAAGCACTTCCTCGAAGAAAACCTGGTCGATCGCATCGCGCTCTTCACGGGCACAATTTCCATTGGCGCGGACGGTATTCGCTCGCCGCTCGACGCCGACACCATTCCGTCCGGCTTTTCGCTCGTGCGTGAGGCGCGTTTTGCCGATGATCGCTATCTCGAATATGTGAGGCAGTCCTGA